The following coding sequences are from one Formosa haliotis window:
- a CDS encoding L-ribulose-5-phosphate 4-epimerase — MSSKYKLLKEECYEANMQLNALNLVVYTFGNVSAVDRENGVFAIKPSGVAYEVLKPEDIVIVDFDNNIIEGSMRPSSDTKTHAYLYKNWVEIGGIAHTHATYSVAWAQSQLDIPIFGTTHADHLTADIPCAPPMRDDLIEGNYEHNTGIQILECFKDKQLSYKEVEMILIGNHGPFAWGKNAAKAVYNSKVLEVIAEMAYLTRQINPNAPRLKDSLIKKHYERKHGANSYYGQ; from the coding sequence ATGAGTTCTAAATATAAATTACTTAAGGAAGAATGCTACGAAGCGAATATGCAATTAAATGCTTTGAACTTAGTCGTGTATACTTTTGGAAACGTAAGTGCGGTTGATAGAGAAAATGGTGTGTTTGCTATTAAACCAAGTGGTGTTGCCTACGAGGTTTTAAAACCAGAGGATATCGTTATTGTCGATTTTGATAATAATATTATTGAAGGGTCTATGAGGCCTTCTTCAGATACCAAAACACACGCATATCTGTATAAAAATTGGGTAGAAATTGGAGGTATTGCGCATACACATGCGACCTATTCTGTGGCTTGGGCACAATCGCAATTAGACATTCCCATTTTTGGTACCACCCATGCCGATCATTTAACGGCCGATATTCCTTGTGCGCCACCCATGCGCGATGATCTTATTGAAGGGAATTACGAACACAATACAGGCATTCAAATTTTAGAGTGTTTTAAAGATAAACAGCTTTCTTATAAAGAAGTGGAAATGATCCTTATTGGTAATCATGGCCCTTTTGCTTGGGGAAAAAATGCGGCAAAGGCTGTTTATAATAGCAAAGTACTAGAGGTCATTGCAGAAATGGCTTATTTAACAAGACAAATTAATCCCAATGCCCCAAGATTAAAAGATTCATTAATTAAAAAACATTATGAACGTAAGCACGGTGCAAACTCATATTACGGTCAGTAA
- a CDS encoding family 43 glycosylhydrolase — protein MDTTRNNNPIVEQRADPFIYKHTDGYYYFTGSVPAYDSIELRRSKTLNGLQEAETFIIWEKHETGPMSQHVWAPEIHYLDGKWYIYFAASEVDDIWKLRPYVLECKGQDPLNDDWTELGQMQAADGDNKTFVDFSLDGTVFENAGKRYFCWAEKTGGQFAASNLYLAEMESPIKLKTAQFMLTTPDYDWERVDFWVNEGPAVIKNKGKIYITFSASATGACYCMGLMEADENADLMDRNSWTKSRYPVLQSDYNKNIYGAGHNSFTVAEDGTPICVYHARDYEKIEGDPLYDPNRHARIMEVIFDDTGKPIFQFY, from the coding sequence ATGGATACTACTCGAAACAACAATCCTATCGTTGAACAACGTGCCGATCCGTTTATTTACAAACATACAGATGGGTATTACTATTTTACAGGGTCGGTGCCTGCTTACGATAGTATAGAACTTAGGCGGTCTAAAACTTTAAATGGCTTGCAAGAAGCCGAGACGTTTATAATTTGGGAAAAACATGAAACAGGGCCCATGAGTCAGCATGTTTGGGCGCCAGAAATACATTATTTAGATGGTAAATGGTATATCTATTTTGCTGCCAGTGAGGTGGATGATATCTGGAAATTACGTCCTTATGTTTTGGAATGTAAAGGTCAAGATCCTTTAAACGATGACTGGACAGAGCTCGGACAAATGCAAGCGGCAGATGGGGATAATAAAACCTTTGTCGATTTTTCGTTGGATGGGACTGTATTTGAAAATGCGGGTAAAAGGTATTTCTGCTGGGCAGAAAAGACCGGCGGGCAATTCGCTGCTTCAAATTTGTATTTAGCAGAAATGGAATCGCCTATTAAATTAAAAACAGCGCAATTCATGCTTACTACGCCAGATTACGATTGGGAGCGTGTTGATTTTTGGGTGAATGAAGGCCCTGCAGTTATAAAAAATAAAGGGAAGATTTATATAACCTTTTCGGCAAGTGCAACAGGAGCTTGCTATTGCATGGGCTTAATGGAAGCCGATGAAAATGCCGATTTAATGGACCGAAATTCTTGGACAAAATCAAGATACCCTGTGCTGCAGTCCGACTATAATAAAAACATCTACGGTGCTGGACATAATAGTTTTACCGTAGCAGAGGATGGTACGCCAATTTGTGTTTACCACGCTAGAGATTATGAAAAAATAGAAGGCGACCCCTTATACGATCCAAATAGGCACGCTAGAATTATGGAAGTAATATTTGATGATACAGGAAAACCCATTTTTCAGTTTTATTAA
- a CDS encoding ribulokinase, producing the protein MKTYVIGLDYGSDSVRAVLIDTQNGAELASEVYWYPRWKAQQYCNPSENLFRQHPLDHIEGLEHTITSVVKQSEVNPETVSGICIDTTGSSPMPLNEAGVPLALVDGFKENPNAMMVLWKDHTSVKEANEINELARSWGGEDYTKYEGGIYSSEWFWAKILHIAREDTAVKEAAYTWMEHCDFITYLLADNKDLKSFKRSRCAAGHKAMWHESWGGLPAKEFLSKLDPYLSDLRDRLYDDTFTSNEIAGHLNEAWATKLGLSTKCVIAVGTFDAHSGAVGAKVDNNTLVRVMGTSTCDIMVSSYETLGDICVKGICGQVDGSVIPGMIGLEAGQSAFGDVLAWFKSILYWPIDNLVMTSTILTEDQKQKLQEELDAKFIRTLAEQAEKIPHAVAVPMALDWVNGRRTPDANQELKAALSGLSLGTKAPHIFKALVNAICFGSKMIVDRFESEGVKIESVIGIGGVARKSPFIMQTLANVLNRPIKVAESDQAPALGAAIYAAVAAGIYKDVIEASKVMGSDFEAEYYPKANEVETYAALMESYKELAEFVEKTIKK; encoded by the coding sequence ATGAAAACATACGTAATAGGCTTAGATTATGGATCCGATTCTGTAAGAGCCGTTTTAATAGATACTCAAAATGGTGCCGAATTGGCATCGGAAGTTTACTGGTACCCAAGATGGAAAGCACAGCAATATTGCAACCCTAGTGAGAATTTGTTTAGGCAACATCCTCTAGATCATATTGAAGGTTTGGAACACACCATAACTTCGGTTGTTAAGCAAAGTGAAGTAAACCCAGAAACCGTTTCGGGGATCTGTATCGATACCACGGGTTCGTCGCCAATGCCTTTAAATGAAGCAGGGGTGCCATTAGCTTTGGTTGATGGTTTTAAAGAAAATCCAAATGCCATGATGGTACTTTGGAAAGACCATACCTCGGTAAAGGAAGCCAACGAGATTAATGAATTGGCTAGATCCTGGGGAGGAGAAGATTACACAAAATATGAAGGTGGTATTTATTCTTCAGAATGGTTTTGGGCAAAAATATTACACATTGCAAGGGAAGATACAGCTGTTAAGGAAGCTGCTTATACTTGGATGGAGCATTGCGATTTTATCACCTATTTATTAGCCGATAATAAGGATTTAAAAAGCTTTAAAAGAAGCCGTTGTGCAGCAGGGCATAAAGCCATGTGGCATGAAAGCTGGGGAGGTTTACCTGCCAAAGAATTCCTGTCTAAATTAGATCCGTATTTATCAGATTTAAGAGATCGTTTGTATGATGATACGTTTACTTCTAATGAAATCGCTGGACATTTAAATGAAGCTTGGGCTACAAAATTAGGCTTGTCTACAAAATGTGTGATTGCTGTAGGTACCTTCGATGCGCATTCTGGAGCTGTGGGTGCCAAAGTAGACAACAATACTTTAGTGCGTGTTATGGGAACTTCAACCTGCGATATTATGGTCTCTTCGTATGAGACACTGGGCGATATCTGTGTTAAAGGAATTTGCGGTCAAGTTGATGGTTCGGTAATTCCTGGCATGATTGGTTTAGAGGCAGGACAATCTGCATTTGGAGATGTATTGGCTTGGTTTAAAAGTATCTTGTATTGGCCAATAGATAATTTGGTTATGACTTCAACCATATTGACGGAAGATCAAAAGCAGAAACTTCAAGAAGAACTGGATGCTAAATTTATTAGAACTTTAGCCGAACAAGCAGAAAAAATACCACATGCTGTAGCAGTACCTATGGCATTAGATTGGGTTAACGGAAGGCGCACGCCCGATGCCAACCAAGAGCTTAAGGCTGCATTATCAGGGCTGTCATTAGGAACTAAAGCCCCGCATATTTTTAAAGCTTTGGTAAATGCCATTTGTTTTGGTTCTAAAATGATTGTAGATCGATTTGAAAGCGAAGGCGTGAAAATAGAATCTGTTATTGGTATTGGTGGTGTGGCTAGAAAGTCGCCATTCATCATGCAAACTTTAGCCAATGTATTAAATAGACCAATAAAAGTTGCCGAATCCGATCAAGCACCCGCTTTAGGAGCCGCTATCTATGCTGCTGTTGCCGCTGGTATTTATAAAGATGTTATTGAAGCTAGTAAGGTTATGGGAAGTGATTTTGAAGCTGAATATTATCCTAAAGCTAATGAAGTTGAAACCTATGCTGCCTTAATGGAATCGTATAAGGAATTGGCTGAGTTTGTTGAAAAAACCATTAAAAAGTAA
- the araA gene encoding L-arabinose isomerase has product MIDISKKEVWFITGSQDLYGEETLTQVAKNSTIIAEALNDSKAIPVQIIFKPTVKSSEEIYETLTAANQEKNCIGIITWMHTFSPAKMWIRGLTALQKPMLHLHTQFNRDIPWGTIDMDFMNLNQSAHGDREFGFMVSRLRKNRKVVVGHWSTDAVQKKIGDWTRVAAGWDDWQGAKFARFGDNMRYVAVTDGDKVEAETVFGFSVNTYAVGDLAAVINNISDDAINALIKEYEASYHMADSLLEGGKDRQSLIESARIELGLEKFLVDGNFKGFSDTFEDLHGIKQLPGIAVQRLMQKGYGFAGEGDWKTAALTRVMKVMGSGLEGGNAFMEDYTYHLDPTAPRILGSHMLEVDPVLAANKPSCEIHPLGIGGKADPVRLVFNGRAGTSLVAGIMDFGNRFRLLINKTIGEEVVEALPNLPVARVMWKPLPDFETACTAWILGGGAHHTCYSENISVEQMEDFAEMANIESLVIDENTTLSNFKMAIKTNEAFYNH; this is encoded by the coding sequence ATGATAGATATTTCTAAAAAGGAAGTTTGGTTTATAACTGGTAGTCAGGATTTATACGGAGAAGAAACCTTAACCCAAGTGGCCAAAAATTCAACCATTATTGCAGAAGCTTTAAATGACTCTAAAGCAATTCCTGTTCAAATTATTTTTAAGCCAACAGTAAAATCTTCTGAAGAAATTTACGAAACCTTAACCGCTGCCAATCAAGAAAAGAATTGCATAGGAATCATCACTTGGATGCATACCTTCTCTCCAGCAAAAATGTGGATTCGCGGACTTACAGCACTTCAAAAGCCCATGTTGCATTTACATACTCAGTTTAATCGCGATATCCCTTGGGGAACCATCGATATGGATTTTATGAATTTAAATCAATCGGCGCATGGTGATCGTGAATTTGGATTTATGGTGAGTCGTTTGCGTAAAAATAGAAAAGTAGTTGTTGGCCATTGGTCTACAGATGCTGTACAAAAGAAAATCGGAGATTGGACGCGAGTAGCCGCTGGTTGGGATGATTGGCAAGGTGCAAAGTTTGCGCGTTTTGGAGATAATATGCGTTATGTTGCCGTAACCGATGGGGATAAAGTGGAAGCAGAAACAGTGTTTGGTTTTTCAGTAAATACTTATGCTGTAGGTGATTTAGCAGCAGTGATAAATAACATTTCCGATGATGCTATAAATGCACTAATTAAAGAATATGAAGCCTCTTATCATATGGCAGATTCTTTGTTAGAAGGCGGGAAAGACAGGCAATCTCTAATAGAATCGGCACGTATAGAATTAGGTCTGGAGAAGTTTTTAGTAGATGGGAATTTTAAAGGTTTTAGCGATACTTTTGAAGATTTACACGGTATTAAACAATTGCCAGGCATCGCCGTACAACGTCTTATGCAAAAAGGCTATGGCTTTGCTGGCGAAGGCGATTGGAAAACGGCAGCATTAACCCGTGTCATGAAAGTGATGGGTTCTGGTTTAGAGGGGGGTAATGCTTTTATGGAAGACTACACCTATCATTTAGATCCAACAGCACCAAGGATTTTAGGGTCGCATATGCTAGAAGTTGATCCTGTTTTAGCAGCAAATAAACCATCCTGCGAAATTCATCCTTTAGGAATTGGCGGAAAAGCAGACCCTGTGCGTTTAGTTTTTAATGGAAGAGCAGGCACTTCTCTTGTAGCTGGTATAATGGATTTTGGAAATCGATTTAGATTATTAATCAATAAAACTATTGGAGAAGAAGTGGTAGAAGCCTTACCTAACTTACCAGTAGCTCGAGTAATGTGGAAACCATTACCAGATTTTGAAACAGCTTGTACGGCATGGATTTTAGGTGGCGGAGCGCATCACACGTGTTACAGTGAAAATATTTCTGTTGAACAAATGGAAGATTTTGCTGAAATGGCCAACATAGAATCCTTAGTTATTGATGAAAATACAACGCTAAGTAATTTTAAAATGGCTATTAAAACCAACGAAGCGTTTTATAATCATTAA
- a CDS encoding aldose epimerase family protein, with amino-acid sequence MKILKTSFSCAFFLLMSIATLSCKETKKEHDSDQKEIAVKAHLTIEKSKFGVMPDSTIIDQFTLKNANGVTLNVITYGGRITSLKVPNKNGTFENVVLGFDNLEDYLKDNPFFGALIGRFGNRIAKGKFTLNGNEYTLATNDGPNHLHGGVDGFDRVVWTAEPIEGEEESALKLTYLSKDGEEGYPGSLKVTVVYTLTKDNALEVSYKATTDKATVVNLTQHAYFNLTGDFTKDILDHEVMINADAYLPVDATLIPTGEIKNVEGTPFDFRKAKTIGKDITTQNEQLTLGKGYDHCWVLNGGKDTMRQVASAYDKASGRLMEIYTDEPGIQFYTGNFLDGTLPMPEGGTYGHRTGFCLETQHFPDAPNQKNFPSVVLNPGETYTTKTSFKFIVK; translated from the coding sequence ATGAAAATTTTAAAGACCAGTTTCTCTTGTGCTTTCTTTTTATTAATGAGTATTGCAACGCTGAGTTGTAAAGAGACAAAAAAAGAACATGATAGTGACCAAAAAGAAATAGCAGTGAAAGCACATTTAACTATTGAAAAATCTAAATTTGGTGTGATGCCAGATAGTACAATTATAGATCAATTTACACTCAAAAACGCTAATGGAGTTACATTGAATGTGATCACTTACGGAGGTAGAATTACTTCGTTAAAAGTGCCTAATAAAAATGGTACCTTTGAAAATGTTGTTTTAGGTTTTGATAATTTAGAGGATTATTTAAAAGATAATCCTTTTTTTGGTGCGTTAATTGGTCGTTTTGGAAACCGTATTGCTAAAGGGAAATTTACTTTAAATGGAAATGAGTATACCTTAGCAACTAACGATGGTCCTAATCATTTACACGGTGGTGTTGATGGATTCGATCGCGTTGTTTGGACCGCAGAACCTATTGAAGGTGAAGAGGAATCAGCCTTAAAATTAACCTATTTAAGTAAAGATGGCGAAGAGGGGTATCCTGGAAGCTTAAAGGTAACTGTGGTTTACACGCTTACTAAAGATAACGCTTTGGAGGTTTCTTATAAAGCCACGACCGATAAAGCTACCGTGGTAAATTTAACCCAGCATGCATATTTCAATTTAACAGGAGATTTTACAAAAGACATTCTAGATCATGAAGTGATGATTAATGCTGATGCTTATTTACCTGTTGATGCGACTTTAATCCCAACAGGAGAGATTAAAAATGTTGAAGGGACACCTTTCGATTTTAGAAAAGCTAAAACCATAGGGAAAGACATTACTACGCAAAATGAGCAATTAACCTTAGGAAAAGGTTACGACCATTGTTGGGTGTTAAATGGCGGAAAAGATACCATGAGACAAGTGGCTTCAGCTTACGATAAAGCAAGTGGCCGACTTATGGAGATTTATACTGATGAGCCTGGAATTCAATTTTATACGGGAAACTTCTTAGATGGCACCTTACCAATGCCTGAAGGAGGAACTTATGGGCACAGAACTGGTTTTTGTTTAGAAACACAACACTTTCCAGATGCACCTAATCAAAAAAACTTTCCTTCAGTGGTTTTAAACCCCGGAGAAACTTATACAACAAAAACGTCGTTTAAGTTTATTGTGAAATAA
- a CDS encoding MFS transporter, which produces MKSENQKLSVLEKVGYGSGDAAVNVVISSMFLIITFFYTDVFGLKPKDMAVLFLLVRLIDAITDPLMGLITDKVSTKWGRYRHYFLFLAVPFGISVFLTFSTPDFDYAGKMIYAYVTYIFVTIMFTSVTIPYISLIGVLTSDPKERLSANGYRLFFAKIAAFLVSIVVPILAEKLGKDDIGKGYQLAMGIMALLGTALLLFCFFTTKERVEHKVEDKPLKEQFKLLIKNGQWTLLFGVCFFGTVGYVIRNSVAIFYAKYFLGGDASVQSTFMATGVTAAILAMPASTYITKRYCKVKLFKWSQLAVGVISLIMLLFVKPGDIMIAYVLYFILSFVVDLHAPVFWSAIAEAVDYGHAESGKRVSGLSFGGISFAQKFGMGIAGAVVGYLLDFFEYVPKADTQSDYALWGIALMLTVIPGIFHVIMGGLMFRYKITDTYYETIKTKLNI; this is translated from the coding sequence ATGAAATCAGAAAATCAAAAGTTAAGCGTACTTGAAAAAGTTGGATATGGTTCTGGGGACGCCGCTGTAAATGTGGTCATATCATCCATGTTCCTTATTATTACTTTTTTCTATACCGATGTATTTGGACTAAAGCCAAAGGATATGGCGGTTTTGTTTCTGCTGGTAAGGCTTATTGATGCGATTACCGATCCTTTAATGGGACTTATAACCGATAAAGTATCAACCAAATGGGGGAGGTATAGACATTATTTCTTGTTTTTAGCCGTGCCTTTTGGGATTTCAGTTTTCTTAACCTTTTCTACACCAGATTTCGATTATGCTGGTAAAATGATTTATGCTTATGTAACCTACATATTTGTTACCATCATGTTTACTTCGGTAACCATACCCTACATTTCTTTAATAGGTGTTTTAACTAGCGACCCTAAAGAGCGGTTATCTGCGAATGGATATCGTCTATTTTTTGCTAAAATTGCGGCGTTTTTAGTGTCGATTGTGGTACCCATTTTAGCAGAAAAACTAGGTAAAGATGATATTGGCAAGGGGTATCAACTAGCTATGGGTATTATGGCTTTATTGGGCACAGCATTATTGCTATTCTGTTTTTTTACTACTAAAGAACGTGTTGAGCATAAAGTTGAAGATAAACCTTTAAAAGAACAGTTTAAACTGCTCATTAAAAATGGGCAATGGACTTTATTGTTTGGGGTTTGTTTTTTTGGTACCGTGGGTTATGTTATTCGTAACTCGGTTGCCATTTTTTATGCCAAATATTTTTTAGGTGGCGATGCGAGCGTACAATCTACTTTTATGGCTACAGGGGTTACAGCCGCAATTTTGGCCATGCCAGCCTCTACGTACATTACAAAGCGATATTGTAAAGTAAAACTGTTTAAATGGTCCCAATTAGCTGTTGGTGTTATTAGCTTAATAATGTTGCTTTTTGTAAAACCAGGTGATATCATGATTGCTTACGTTTTGTATTTTATCTTATCGTTTGTGGTGGATTTACATGCTCCAGTTTTTTGGTCGGCTATTGCAGAAGCCGTTGATTACGGTCATGCAGAATCCGGGAAACGTGTATCGGGCTTGTCTTTTGGAGGGATTTCTTTCGCTCAAAAATTTGGAATGGGCATCGCAGGTGCTGTGGTAGGGTATTTATTAGACTTTTTTGAATATGTACCAAAAGCAGATACACAAAGTGATTATGCGCTTTGGGGAATAGCGTTAATGTTAACAGTTATCCCAGGAATATTTCACGTGATTATGGGCGGATTAATGTTTCGTTACAAAATTACAGACACCTACTATGAGACTATAAAAACGAAATTAAACATATAA
- a CDS encoding solute:sodium symporter family transporter → MDIISFAAFTLLVAVIAWRSTRKTDEKSSDGYFLGGRSLTGPVIAGSLLLTNLSTEQIVGMNGVSFRDGIPIMAYEVVAALAMVFTAFVLLPKYLKSGIATIPQFLENRYGKSTKTIVSLLFLLGYAISMLPTVLYSGALAINTMFDIPEKLGMNPEPALWATVWAIGIIGSIYAIFGGLKAVAVSDSINAVGLIIGGSLIPIFGLMKIGDGNVLTGLKTLTTALPEKFDIIGGPDSDVPFWTLFTGMIIVNFYYWGTNQAIIQRALGAKNLKEGQKGLLLAAFIKILGPFIVVLPGIIAFYIFNGDIANADEAYPMVVKAVLPVAFIGFFAAVLFGAILSSFNSALNSSVTLFGLDFYKEYINKKASESQVVRAGKTFGIILSLFSMGIAPLLYGVQGGIFTYLQELNGTHSVPILAIVIVGIFSKRVSGKAANIAILFSVITYLVTLYVIKPNISFLHLMGILFVLTIIIMFVVSYFVPRETDYKQEYTKQVDITPWQYVKPVGYLVVAAVIGLYIYLS, encoded by the coding sequence ATGGATATTATTTCTTTTGCTGCCTTTACTTTATTGGTAGCTGTAATCGCATGGCGGTCTACACGAAAGACAGATGAAAAGTCTTCCGATGGCTATTTCTTAGGCGGACGAAGCCTAACAGGCCCTGTAATCGCAGGGTCATTGTTGCTTACAAATCTTTCAACAGAACAAATTGTAGGAATGAACGGTGTATCTTTTAGAGACGGAATACCTATTATGGCTTACGAAGTTGTAGCGGCTCTTGCTATGGTTTTTACAGCATTTGTATTACTTCCAAAATATTTAAAAAGTGGTATAGCAACTATTCCACAATTCTTAGAAAATAGATATGGGAAATCAACTAAAACCATTGTCTCCTTACTTTTTCTTCTAGGATATGCTATTTCTATGTTGCCAACGGTGCTATATTCGGGTGCTTTGGCGATAAATACCATGTTCGATATTCCTGAAAAGTTAGGCATGAATCCAGAACCAGCACTTTGGGCTACAGTTTGGGCTATTGGTATTATAGGTAGTATCTATGCTATTTTTGGCGGATTGAAAGCGGTTGCTGTATCCGACTCTATTAATGCTGTTGGTTTGATTATTGGAGGTTCGTTAATTCCCATTTTTGGTTTAATGAAGATTGGGGATGGTAATGTTTTAACAGGCTTAAAAACATTAACCACAGCGCTTCCCGAAAAGTTTGATATTATTGGAGGGCCAGATTCCGATGTGCCATTTTGGACCCTTTTTACGGGAATGATTATTGTAAATTTTTATTATTGGGGCACTAATCAAGCTATTATTCAAAGAGCGCTTGGAGCTAAAAACTTAAAAGAAGGTCAGAAAGGGCTTTTACTAGCCGCTTTTATAAAAATATTAGGGCCTTTTATAGTGGTTCTACCAGGAATTATTGCGTTTTATATTTTTAATGGGGATATAGCCAATGCAGATGAAGCCTACCCTATGGTGGTTAAAGCAGTGCTTCCCGTTGCGTTTATAGGTTTTTTCGCTGCAGTATTATTCGGCGCTATTTTAAGTTCGTTTAATAGTGCTTTAAATAGTTCGGTAACCTTATTCGGACTTGATTTTTACAAAGAATATATCAACAAAAAAGCTTCAGAAAGTCAGGTTGTAAGAGCAGGAAAAACCTTTGGTATTATACTGTCTTTATTCTCTATGGGTATTGCGCCATTACTTTACGGGGTACAGGGAGGAATTTTTACCTATTTACAAGAATTAAATGGTACACATAGTGTGCCTATTTTGGCTATTGTCATAGTAGGGATATTTTCTAAACGTGTTTCAGGAAAAGCCGCTAATATTGCCATATTGTTTAGTGTGATAACCTATTTAGTCACGCTTTATGTTATTAAACCAAACATTAGCTTCTTGCATTTAATGGGCATTTTATTTGTATTAACAATCATTATTATGTTTGTAGTAAGTTATTTTGTGCCTAGAGAAACAGATTATAAACAAGAGTATACAAAGCAAGTGGATATCACGCCTTGGCAATATGTTAAACCAGTTGGTTATCTAGTTGTTGCCGCAGTAATTGGGCTATATATTTATTTGTCTTAA